In a genomic window of Phyllostomus discolor isolate MPI-MPIP mPhyDis1 chromosome 5, mPhyDis1.pri.v3, whole genome shotgun sequence:
- the LRRC18 gene encoding leucine-rich repeat-containing protein 18, giving the protein MAKGGKGPKGKKITLNVAKNCIKITFDGRKRLDLSKMGITNFPKCILRLNDIDELDLSRNMIKKIPDSISKFQNLRWLDLHSNYIDKLPESIGQMTTLLYLNVSNNRLTTNGLPVELNQLKNIRTVNLGLNHLDSVPTTLGALKELHEVGLHDNLLSNIPNSISKLPKLKKLNTKRNPFPMAEEADAFIDSIKRLENLYLVEAKDLCGPCLRKCQQARDKLNRIKSMAVTTPRKAIFSNLVSPNSMAKESQEDWRIGSASP; this is encoded by the coding sequence ATGGCCAAAGGTGGAAAAGGCCCTAAGGGCAAGAAGATAACCCTCAATGTGGCTAAGAATTGTATCAAAATCACATTTGATGGGAGAAAGCGCCTTGACTTGAGCAAGATGGGAATTACGAACTTCCCTAAGTGTATTCTGAGACTCAATGATATAGATGAGCTCGATCTTAGCCGGAATATGATCAAGAAGATCCCTGATTCAATCTCCAAGTTCCAGAACCTACGGTGGCTGGACCTGCACAGCAACTACATTGACAAGCTCCCTGAGTCCATTGGCCAGATGACTACTCTGCTCTACCTCAATGTCAGCAACAACAGGCTGACTACTAACGGGCTGCCTGTGGAACTTAACCAGCTCAAGAACATCCGCACTGTGAATTTAGGCTTGAACCACCTGGACAGTGTGCCCACCACGCTGGGTGCTCTGAAGGAGCTCCATGAGGTAGGACTCCATGACAACCTGCTCAGCAACATCCCCAACAGCATCTCCAAGCTGCCCAAGCTAAAAAAGCTCAACACAAAGCGAAACCCCTTCCCCATGGCAGAGGAGGCTGATGCATTCATAGACTCCATCAAGAGGCTGGAAAACTTATACCTGGTCGAGGCCAAGGATCTGTGTGGGCCTTGCCTGAGAAAATGCCAGCAGGCCCGAGACAAGCTGAACAGAATCAAAAGCATGGCTGTGACAACACCAAGAAAGGCCATCTTCAGCAATTTGGTCTCACCCAACTCCATGGCCAAGGAGTCTCAAGAAGATTGGAG